In Gemmatimonadota bacterium, a single genomic region encodes these proteins:
- a CDS encoding phosphoribosylaminoimidazolesuccinocarboxamide synthase — MTQPSPSIHLPLLRSGKVREVYEVDDTTLLMVASDRISAFDVVLPQAIPGKGEVLTQMTAWWLDKLRGRVAHHLLSADPDAIVERHPNLARSRAAWERRAMLVRRTDPVLVECVVRGYITGSAWAEYSGSGTLAGEALPEGLQESERLMPPLFSPATKAEAGEHDENITFAAMQEVLGDELAGTLHELSLRIYLFGREIAERGGIILADTKFEFGIPVGAGDAEPILIDEVLTPDSSRFWPRESYDVGRSQPSLDKQPVRDWLATLSDWDRAPPAPDLPDEVVQATSERYRDAFKRLTGTSLSDYESPNFIGDGS; from the coding sequence ATGACCCAACCTTCTCCTTCAATCCATCTCCCTCTCCTGCGCAGCGGCAAGGTGCGCGAAGTGTACGAGGTCGACGACACCACCCTCCTGATGGTGGCCAGCGACCGTATCAGCGCATTCGACGTCGTGCTTCCGCAAGCCATCCCCGGGAAGGGCGAAGTGCTCACCCAGATGACCGCGTGGTGGCTCGACAAGCTCAGGGGCAGGGTCGCCCACCATCTCCTTTCGGCGGATCCGGACGCCATCGTCGAGCGTCACCCCAACCTGGCGCGGTCGCGAGCGGCCTGGGAGCGGAGGGCGATGCTGGTTCGCCGGACCGATCCGGTCCTCGTCGAGTGCGTCGTTCGCGGCTACATCACCGGTTCCGCCTGGGCCGAGTACTCCGGAAGCGGCACCCTTGCGGGCGAAGCGCTCCCCGAGGGGCTCCAGGAGTCCGAGAGGCTGATGCCTCCCCTATTTTCGCCGGCGACCAAGGCCGAGGCCGGCGAGCACGACGAGAACATCACCTTCGCCGCGATGCAGGAGGTCCTCGGGGACGAACTGGCCGGCACGCTGCACGAACTCTCCCTCCGCATCTACCTCTTCGGTCGCGAGATCGCCGAACGGGGCGGTATCATCCTCGCCGACACCAAGTTCGAGTTCGGCATTCCGGTGGGAGCCGGCGACGCCGAACCCATTCTGATCGACGAGGTACTCACTCCCGACTCCTCGCGTTTCTGGCCGCGTGAAAGCTACGACGTTGGCCGCAGCCAGCCCTCGCTCGACAAACAGCCGGTGCGCGACTGGCTGGCGACTCTCTCGGACTGGGATCGCGCGCCGCCGGCGCCGGACCTGCCCGACGAGGTGGTCCAGGCGACCTCCGAACGTTACCGAGACGCCTTCAAGCGACTCACCGGCACGTCGCTTTCCGACTACGAGTCGCCGAACTTCATCGGAGACGGATCGTGA
- a CDS encoding adenylosuccinate lyase, with amino-acid sequence MNRNDYVHPLGSRYASAAMADLLSPQRRVEVWRRLWLALAETQAELGLDISPNALAEMRTVLKSVDLERAAEYESKLRHDVMAHVHLLGDDAPAARGIIHLGATSAFITDNADLLVTRDALHLIRSRVVRCLLALAEFADRYAALPTLGYTHFQTAQPTTVGKRATLWAQDLLLDLEELEHRTASLRFRGAKGTTGTQASFLELFDGDGNKVDALDRTVSRKMGFHESYAVTGQTYPRKVDQAVAATLAGVGVSLSKSAHDIRLLSHLQELEEPFGKNQVGSSAMPYKRNPMRSERICALARHVIVLAQDPAVTAATQWLERTLDDSANRRVSLNDAFLALDGALVVAENVFSGLVVNEGVIARRLDAELPYLVSETLLMRASARGGDRQRLHERIRIHALASRAVQTESGGSPDVLDRIASDAAFGSVDPDEIEAVRTPAAAIGRAPDQVARFLEGLRPAIAPFLEEANSLEDASLRV; translated from the coding sequence GTGAACCGAAACGACTACGTTCATCCGCTGGGGAGCCGCTACGCCTCGGCGGCGATGGCCGACCTGCTCTCTCCGCAACGCCGGGTCGAGGTATGGAGGAGGCTATGGCTGGCCCTGGCGGAAACCCAGGCCGAGCTCGGACTCGACATTTCGCCCAATGCGCTCGCCGAGATGCGTACGGTCCTGAAATCGGTCGATCTCGAACGCGCGGCCGAATACGAGAGCAAGCTCCGCCACGACGTGATGGCGCACGTGCACCTCCTCGGCGACGACGCGCCCGCCGCCCGCGGCATCATTCATCTGGGCGCGACGAGCGCCTTCATAACGGACAACGCCGACCTCCTCGTCACCCGTGACGCCCTGCATCTGATCCGCTCCCGCGTGGTCCGCTGCCTCTTGGCTCTCGCTGAGTTCGCGGACCGTTACGCCGCGCTGCCCACTTTGGGCTACACCCACTTCCAGACGGCACAACCGACGACGGTGGGAAAGCGGGCGACCCTATGGGCTCAGGACCTCCTGCTCGACCTCGAGGAGCTCGAACACAGGACCGCCTCGCTGCGCTTCCGGGGAGCGAAGGGCACTACGGGGACACAGGCCTCCTTTCTGGAGCTCTTCGACGGCGACGGCAACAAGGTGGACGCGCTCGACCGGACAGTCTCGCGGAAGATGGGCTTCCACGAGAGCTATGCCGTCACCGGCCAAACCTATCCCAGAAAGGTCGACCAGGCCGTGGCCGCAACTCTCGCCGGAGTCGGGGTCTCGCTTTCGAAGAGCGCCCACGACATCAGACTGCTTTCGCACCTCCAGGAGCTCGAGGAGCCTTTCGGGAAGAACCAGGTAGGCTCGTCGGCGATGCCGTACAAGCGCAATCCCATGCGTTCGGAGAGAATCTGCGCCCTCGCCCGGCACGTCATCGTGCTGGCGCAGGATCCGGCGGTCACCGCCGCCACCCAGTGGCTCGAGCGCACCCTCGACGACTCCGCCAACCGGCGGGTCTCGCTGAACGACGCCTTTCTCGCTCTCGACGGTGCGCTGGTGGTCGCCGAAAACGTCTTTTCGGGGCTGGTAGTGAACGAAGGCGTCATTGCCCGCAGACTCGACGCCGAGCTGCCCTACCTGGTCTCGGAAACCCTCCTTATGCGGGCCAGCGCTCGGGGCGGCGACCGGCAACGGCTCCACGAACGCATCCGGATTCACGCCCTCGCATCACGCGCCGTGCAGACGGAGAGCGGCGGCTCGCCCGACGTTCTCGACCGGATAGCCTCCGACGCCGCCTTCGGTTCCGTCGACCCCGACGAGATCGAGGCGGTGCGCACTCCGGCCGCCGCCATAGGCCGGGCGCCCGATCAGGTCGCCCGCTTCCTGGAAGGGCTCCGTCCGGCCATCGCCCCCTTCCTGGAGGAGGCGAACTCGCTCGAAGACGCGTCGCTCCGCGTGTGA
- the fsa gene encoding fructose-6-phosphate aldolase has protein sequence MLIFLDTADIAEIRRAADSGLIDGVTTNPSLVSRIAGRRDPREVYAEICGAVHGPVSLEVVSMDAEAMVREGRDLAGIAGNAVVKLPLTDDGLLACRILAGEGVKVNVTLCFSVSQALLAAKAGAAWISPFVGRIDDLSGQGVELLRQIRRVYDNYDYETGILAASLRHPLHVVESMLIGADACTIPPKVLAQLSRHPLTDSGLAAFMADWADLEGGS, from the coding sequence GTGCTGATCTTCCTCGACACCGCCGATATCGCCGAGATCAGGCGGGCCGCAGACTCCGGTCTGATCGACGGAGTGACCACCAACCCGTCGCTCGTCTCCAGGATCGCAGGTCGGCGGGATCCTCGCGAGGTTTACGCCGAGATCTGCGGCGCGGTCCACGGCCCGGTATCCCTGGAGGTAGTGTCCATGGACGCCGAAGCCATGGTCCGGGAAGGGCGCGACCTGGCCGGCATCGCAGGGAACGCCGTCGTCAAGCTGCCGCTCACCGACGACGGGCTTCTGGCCTGCCGAATACTCGCCGGGGAGGGTGTAAAGGTCAACGTCACGCTCTGCTTTTCGGTCTCGCAGGCTCTTCTGGCCGCCAAGGCCGGCGCCGCGTGGATCTCGCCCTTCGTGGGAAGGATCGACGACCTCTCCGGACAGGGGGTGGAACTGCTCCGGCAGATTCGCCGCGTCTACGACAACTACGACTACGAGACGGGTATTCTCGCGGCCTCTCTTCGCCATCCGCTCCATGTGGTCGAATCCATGCTGATCGGCGCGGACGCCTGCACGATCCCGCCGAAGGTGCTCGCACAGCTCTCCCGTCATCCCCTCACCGACAGCGGGCTCGCCGCCTTCATGGCCGACTGGGCCGATCTCGAGGGCGGCTCCTGA
- the truA gene encoding tRNA pseudouridine(38-40) synthase TruA, whose translation MVLHYDGADFSGWQYQPDSRTVQGQLEATLRRLLGKGGGRVKVAGAGRTDSGVHATGQVAAVDVPIRWSARELRSALNATVGKGIWIESASVARPDFHPRYHARARTYLYRVGTDSLAASPHEVGRCWPLRLPLDVGLLARGSELLLGSRSFELFARAGQSERGHVCTVSGAEWVPWRLGMAFRITANRFLHRMVRYLVGTLVDVARGRRPLSDIDGLLRRKPGLVTSPPAPPSGLFLERVDYEPALGQE comes from the coding sequence ATGGTACTTCACTACGACGGTGCGGACTTTTCGGGGTGGCAGTACCAGCCGGACAGCCGAACGGTCCAGGGCCAGCTTGAGGCGACGCTGAGGCGTCTGCTAGGCAAGGGCGGCGGGCGCGTCAAGGTCGCGGGAGCGGGGCGGACCGACTCGGGCGTGCATGCCACCGGACAGGTCGCGGCCGTCGACGTTCCGATCCGCTGGAGCGCACGGGAGCTCCGATCGGCGTTGAACGCCACTGTCGGCAAGGGCATCTGGATCGAATCCGCATCGGTCGCTCGTCCGGATTTCCATCCCCGCTACCACGCCAGAGCCCGCACCTACCTTTATCGGGTCGGCACGGATTCCCTCGCCGCGTCTCCTCACGAGGTCGGACGCTGCTGGCCTCTCCGCCTGCCGCTCGACGTCGGCCTCCTCGCACGCGGGAGCGAGCTCCTGCTCGGCAGCCGTTCCTTCGAGCTCTTCGCCCGCGCCGGTCAATCCGAGCGCGGTCACGTGTGCACGGTCAGCGGCGCCGAGTGGGTTCCCTGGCGGCTGGGCATGGCTTTCCGAATCACCGCCAACCGCTTCCTGCACCGCATGGTCCGTTACCTCGTCGGCACCTTGGTCGATGTCGCGCGGGGCAGGCGTCCGCTCTCGGACATCGATGGACTGCTCCGCAGGAAGCCGGGCCTCGTCACTTCACCGCCGGCACCGCCTTCGGGACTCTTTCTCGAGCGTGTGGATTACGAACCGGCTCTCGGTCAGGAATGA
- the trpD gene encoding anthranilate phosphoribosyltransferase, which translates to MIERALDSVDLSADESAAVFGAIMAGSASGIETAGWLIALRAKGVAASEVAGGARALRDAMVRVPIPDPDSLVDTAGTGGGTVTTFNVSTAAAIAAAGAGARVAKHGNRSFTSKCGSADVLEALGVEIDLRPQEMAKVLGETGMVFMFAPNLHPAMRHVAPVRRGLGTTTVMNLLGPLSNPAGAKRQVVGVSDPAMIPLVAGALAELGCARAMVVHGEPGMDEISPCGSTRIAEIREESVAFQEIEPEELGVERCDPAKLQGGSPAENARSLEAVVTGEPGARRSATVLNAAAAIWAAGLVETLEKGVDAAARSLDSGDASAVLEKLRSAGGRAGSFGAQ; encoded by the coding sequence TTGATCGAACGCGCGCTCGACAGCGTCGACCTCTCGGCCGACGAATCCGCCGCCGTCTTCGGGGCGATCATGGCAGGCTCCGCGTCGGGAATCGAGACCGCCGGCTGGCTCATCGCCCTGCGCGCCAAGGGAGTCGCGGCTTCGGAGGTGGCCGGAGGAGCCAGAGCTCTGCGAGACGCGATGGTGCGGGTGCCGATACCCGATCCCGACTCGCTGGTGGACACCGCAGGAACCGGCGGCGGAACCGTGACGACCTTCAACGTCTCGACGGCCGCCGCGATAGCGGCAGCGGGAGCGGGAGCGCGGGTCGCCAAGCATGGGAACCGGTCCTTCACCTCGAAGTGCGGGAGCGCCGACGTCCTGGAAGCGCTCGGGGTCGAGATCGATCTTCGCCCGCAGGAGATGGCGAAGGTGCTCGGGGAGACCGGGATGGTCTTCATGTTCGCTCCGAATCTGCATCCCGCGATGCGTCACGTGGCCCCGGTACGTCGGGGGTTGGGAACGACCACGGTGATGAATCTTCTGGGTCCGCTCTCGAACCCGGCGGGAGCGAAGAGGCAGGTGGTCGGGGTGAGCGACCCCGCCATGATTCCGCTCGTGGCGGGGGCCCTTGCCGAACTGGGGTGCGCCCGGGCCATGGTCGTCCACGGTGAGCCGGGCATGGACGAGATCAGTCCGTGCGGCAGCACCCGGATCGCGGAGATTCGCGAGGAATCGGTCGCATTCCAGGAGATCGAGCCGGAAGAGCTGGGCGTGGAGCGGTGCGACCCGGCGAAACTGCAGGGTGGCAGCCCCGCGGAGAACGCTCGCTCGCTCGAAGCCGTAGTGACGGGCGAGCCCGGCGCCCGCCGTTCGGCGACCGTCCTGAACGCCGCCGCCGCCATCTGGGCCGCCGGGCTCGTGGAGACTCTCGAAAAGGGTGTGGACGCGGCGGCGCGGAGCCTCGACTCGGGGGACGCCTCGGCGGTTCTCGAAAAGCTGAGGAGCGCAGGCGGGCGCGCGGGAAGCTTCGGAGCTCAATAG
- the lexA gene encoding transcriptional repressor LexA produces the protein MTLTRRQNEVLKCVTRYIEDREIAPSLAEVASELGYRSVATVHEHIANLVEKGYLRKSPRASRAIELLPKEMAGTALAPSVELPLRGRIAAGLPIEAVEQQETLSVPADMVEGRGPSYVLQVEGESMIEEHICDGDFVVVRHQETAENGQVVVALVDGESATLKRLYREPDGRVRLQPANVAMDPIVVEAEDVQVQGIVVGMLRRY, from the coding sequence ATGACTCTCACTCGTCGTCAGAACGAAGTGCTGAAGTGCGTGACCAGGTACATCGAGGACAGGGAAATCGCTCCCTCGTTGGCGGAGGTCGCCTCGGAGCTTGGGTACAGATCGGTGGCCACCGTTCACGAGCATATCGCCAATCTCGTGGAGAAGGGATACCTGAGGAAGTCCCCGCGGGCGAGCCGGGCGATCGAGCTCTTGCCCAAGGAGATGGCCGGCACCGCACTCGCGCCGTCGGTCGAGCTGCCGCTCCGCGGGAGGATCGCCGCCGGGCTGCCCATCGAGGCCGTCGAGCAGCAAGAGACGCTGTCGGTACCCGCCGACATGGTCGAAGGCAGGGGACCGTCGTACGTGCTCCAGGTCGAGGGCGAGTCCATGATCGAGGAGCACATCTGCGACGGCGATTTCGTCGTCGTGCGACACCAGGAGACGGCCGAGAACGGGCAAGTCGTGGTCGCGCTCGTCGACGGCGAGTCCGCCACCCTGAAGCGGCTTTATCGGGAACCCGACGGCCGGGTCCGCCTCCAGCCCGCGAACGTGGCGATGGATCCGATCGTCGTCGAGGCGGAAGACGTGCAGGTGCAGGGCATAGTCGTCGGCATGCTCAGGCGCTATTGA
- the trpC gene encoding indole-3-glycerol phosphate synthase TrpC encodes MAEASALGILAEIAATKRAELAKLASRRSELEALAAAARPARSFASSLLKGDRVAVIAECKRRSPGAGPIRPDLDPARLAASYEAAGVSCMSVLTDRSYFGGSSKDLVAARSATRLPTLRKDFTLDPLHLLEARAMGADAVLLIVRILPGRLLDDLHREALALGLDVLVEVHDGEELDRALDLGAELVGINNRDLSTFTTRLDTTLALLERVPDDVTLVSESGIRNAADVAGLGDAGVDAVLVGESVLRADDPGDAARELAATRRRERRSRLLPGPEMKICGIQRQVDARLAARLGASYLGVIASDGFGRSVDPERAARMFAGTTVPRVAVMVDEPPEEAERRARALGADVLQLHGSETPEEVRRIADAGDWDVWKGVRADGAESLCTAAARYASSVSGFVVEGAAGKPGDGGAELGVEPKLVREVLPAGAKFVLAGGLVPDNVAAKTAAFAPDAVDVSSGIESRSGGKDAGLLRAFAAELANLGTDV; translated from the coding sequence GTGGCTGAGGCCTCTGCCCTCGGCATCCTCGCCGAGATCGCCGCGACGAAGCGCGCCGAACTCGCGAAGCTCGCGTCCCGCAGGAGCGAGCTGGAAGCACTGGCGGCCGCAGCTCGCCCGGCCAGGTCCTTCGCCAGCTCTCTCTTGAAGGGCGACAGGGTCGCGGTCATCGCCGAGTGCAAGCGACGCTCACCGGGGGCGGGCCCGATCCGACCCGATCTGGACCCGGCACGCCTCGCCGCGAGCTACGAGGCCGCCGGCGTTTCTTGCATGAGCGTGCTCACCGACCGGAGCTACTTCGGAGGCTCCTCCAAGGACCTCGTGGCGGCCCGTTCGGCCACACGGCTTCCGACGCTGCGCAAGGATTTCACCCTCGATCCGCTCCACCTTCTCGAAGCCAGGGCGATGGGTGCGGACGCCGTGCTCCTGATCGTTCGCATTCTACCGGGGAGGCTGCTGGACGACCTCCATCGGGAAGCGTTGGCTCTGGGCTTGGACGTGCTCGTCGAGGTCCACGACGGCGAAGAGCTGGATCGGGCCCTCGATCTCGGCGCCGAGCTGGTCGGGATCAACAACCGCGATCTTTCCACCTTCACCACCCGCCTCGACACCACTCTCGCGCTCCTGGAACGTGTGCCGGACGATGTCACGCTCGTCTCGGAAAGTGGCATCAGGAACGCCGCGGACGTGGCCGGCCTTGGCGACGCGGGCGTGGACGCCGTCCTCGTGGGCGAGTCGGTTCTCCGCGCGGACGACCCGGGAGACGCCGCCCGCGAGCTCGCCGCGACTCGGCGAAGGGAGAGGCGCTCCCGGCTCCTTCCGGGTCCTGAAATGAAGATATGCGGCATCCAGCGCCAGGTCGACGCCCGTCTCGCCGCCCGACTCGGCGCTTCGTACCTGGGGGTGATCGCTTCAGACGGTTTCGGGCGCAGCGTGGACCCCGAAAGGGCCGCCCGAATGTTTGCCGGAACAACCGTGCCGAGGGTCGCGGTCATGGTGGACGAACCCCCCGAAGAGGCGGAGCGCCGGGCCCGGGCGCTGGGAGCCGACGTGCTCCAGCTCCATGGCAGCGAAACTCCCGAGGAGGTGCGACGGATCGCCGATGCCGGAGACTGGGACGTGTGGAAGGGCGTCAGGGCGGACGGAGCCGAGTCGTTGTGCACCGCCGCAGCTCGCTATGCCTCCTCGGTGAGCGGATTCGTGGTCGAGGGCGCTGCCGGGAAACCGGGAGACGGCGGCGCCGAGCTCGGCGTCGAGCCGAAACTGGTGCGGGAAGTGCTTCCCGCAGGCGCTAAATTCGTGCTCGCCGGCGGCCTCGTTCCCGACAACGTCGCAGCGAAGACGGCTGCTTTCGCCCCGGACGCGGTCGATGTCTCGTCAGGGATCGAGAGCCGGTCGGGCGGCAAGGACGCAGGTCTGCTCCGGGCCTTCGCGGCGGAGCTCGCCAACCTAGGAACCGACGTTTGA
- the trpB gene encoding tryptophan synthase subunit beta, with protein MTERDITRFGRYGGRYVPETLTRALDELAQAYAAARNDPVFQRDLGDLLTNYVGRPTPLYAAERLSELLDDTPVFLKREDLNHTGAHKVNNTIGQGLLARRMGKRRIIAETGAGQHGVATATACALFDLECVVYMGEEDISRQALNVYRMELLGAEVRPVSSGTRTLKDATNEAIRDWVTNVADTHYVIGSVVGPAPFPRIVRDFQSVIGKEAREQLLEMEGSLPGTVVACVGGGSNAMGIFHTFVTDEEVALIGVEAAGEGLGSGRHSAPLTAGEPGVLHGSLSYLLQDDDGQVSPAHSISAGLDYPGVGPEHSWLRDSGRARYVSVTDEEALDAFHRLARLEGIVPALESAHAIAHLLVERDHYSGRDLPVLVCLSGRGDKDVEHVLRLARI; from the coding sequence TTGACCGAGAGAGACATCACCAGATTCGGCCGCTACGGAGGTCGCTACGTCCCCGAGACTCTGACCCGCGCGCTCGACGAGCTGGCGCAAGCCTACGCTGCGGCGCGGAACGACCCCGTGTTCCAACGGGATCTGGGCGACCTGCTGACCAATTACGTGGGACGCCCGACCCCACTCTACGCAGCCGAGCGACTGTCGGAGCTCCTCGACGACACTCCCGTCTTTCTCAAGCGGGAGGATCTGAACCACACCGGCGCGCACAAGGTGAACAACACCATCGGCCAGGGCCTGCTCGCCCGTCGCATGGGCAAGCGGCGCATCATCGCCGAGACCGGAGCCGGACAGCACGGTGTCGCCACCGCCACCGCCTGCGCGCTCTTCGACCTGGAATGCGTCGTCTACATGGGCGAGGAGGACATCTCGCGGCAGGCGCTCAACGTCTACAGGATGGAACTTCTGGGCGCGGAGGTGCGACCGGTGTCTTCGGGCACGCGCACTCTCAAGGACGCAACCAACGAAGCCATTCGCGACTGGGTGACGAACGTCGCCGACACCCACTACGTAATCGGTTCCGTGGTGGGGCCGGCTCCATTTCCCAGGATCGTTCGCGATTTCCAGTCCGTCATCGGCAAGGAGGCCAGGGAGCAACTGCTGGAGATGGAAGGCTCGCTGCCGGGGACGGTGGTGGCTTGCGTGGGCGGAGGCTCGAACGCAATGGGCATCTTCCACACCTTCGTCACCGATGAAGAGGTCGCGCTCATAGGCGTCGAGGCGGCCGGCGAGGGACTTGGGAGCGGAAGGCACTCGGCCCCGCTCACAGCAGGAGAGCCGGGGGTTCTGCACGGCTCGCTGAGCTATCTGCTCCAAGACGACGACGGACAGGTGTCGCCGGCGCACTCGATCTCCGCCGGACTCGATTATCCGGGTGTGGGGCCCGAGCACTCCTGGCTCCGTGACAGCGGCAGGGCCCGCTACGTCTCCGTCACCGACGAAGAGGCGCTCGACGCCTTCCACCGGCTGGCCCGTCTGGAGGGTATCGTCCCGGCACTGGAGTCGGCTCATGCGATCGCGCACCTTCTCGTCGAACGCGATCACTACTCGGGCCGGGATCTGCCGGTGCTGGTCTGCCTCTCGGGAAGGGGAGACAAGGATGTGGAGCATGTCCTCCGCCTTGCGAGAATCTGA
- the trpA gene encoding tryptophan synthase subunit alpha, translating to MPTRIDETFSRCREEGRSALIPYFTSGHPEGKRPAEIMGAIAAAGADLIELGIPFSDPLADGPVIQASSFAALAAGASVASTLEGLREFRTGDPRTPVVLFSYLNPILAYGAESFVADATAAGADGVLLTDLPVGADPALEERMRVSSLDLIRLVAPTSGRSRVREIANDCSGFVYYISRTGVTGGESSLRGELDEEVQAVRHAVGLPVAVGFGIATPRQARWVAGLAEGVVVGSALVRALDAGGLRAGTAFVRELRSAMEG from the coding sequence ATGCCGACCCGGATCGACGAAACCTTCTCGCGCTGCCGGGAGGAAGGACGTTCCGCCCTCATCCCCTACTTCACCTCCGGGCACCCCGAAGGGAAGAGACCCGCCGAGATCATGGGCGCCATAGCCGCCGCAGGCGCCGATCTCATAGAACTGGGGATACCCTTTTCGGACCCTCTCGCCGACGGTCCAGTCATCCAGGCTTCGTCGTTCGCCGCGCTCGCCGCAGGCGCTTCGGTCGCCTCCACGCTCGAGGGACTGCGCGAGTTCCGGACCGGCGATCCGCGTACGCCGGTGGTGCTCTTCAGCTATCTGAACCCGATCTTGGCCTACGGCGCGGAGTCGTTCGTCGCCGACGCGACAGCCGCCGGGGCGGACGGAGTCCTGCTCACCGATCTTCCGGTCGGAGCCGATCCTGCACTCGAAGAACGCATGCGCGTCTCGTCGCTCGACCTGATCCGGCTCGTCGCCCCCACCAGCGGGCGCAGCCGGGTGCGGGAGATCGCGAATGACTGCTCGGGCTTCGTCTACTACATATCGAGGACGGGGGTCACCGGCGGCGAAAGCTCCTTGCGCGGGGAACTCGACGAAGAGGTGCAGGCGGTGCGCCACGCGGTGGGGCTTCCGGTGGCGGTCGGCTTCGGGATCGCCACGCCGCGACAGGCCAGGTGGGTGGCGGGGCTCGCCGAAGGCGTCGTGGTGGGCAGCGCTCTGGTTCGGGCCCTCGATGCCGGGGGGCTGCGGGCCGGGACCGCGTTCGTGCGCGAGTTGCGTTCCGCCATGGAGGGTTGA
- a CDS encoding DUF814 domain-containing protein codes for MSSPGGRAHVVRWDAVLTRELAAEKDRALARWRSRALLFDGRRREVFVYFREGTLSWSLRHDAAFPTLLEAVEPPSTALPFPMRLRGVRTPVDERVMVMEFMPLRSGPRPADLVIELLAGQLNCLAVEAGSGTIRHALRTPSRPRHLARGRPYLPPAPFRREGATGLSLDRFEEILQENGRSLASRLAWCSTVNRKALRHVYAGEGAEAAHALWMRLAGIATEPGVAAETSVPTESGKGTDEGAVILGKSQPYPFALPGSPSREVSSLLGAFGELAGSAPPGLGTLESHVLRSGLDGASSAGRGSAPAETPDLGLLLRLDEARERIERRITSLEREKAALEDPGAARALGHLILARYSEIRPGTAEAEIVDLSGEPVTVRLVPGGSVQESAERYFRKAAKAEKAAKRLPELEGDQRRRLERFARLTAALKAGAVSEGEVIAALPADLRGSHQSKSKDSRTSAGASLPYRVYRTTGGSEIRVGLGAKRNDDLTFRHSSPNDIWLHARHSAGAHVILRRASASQMPSEEEVREAAVVAAVQSKARGAGVVPVDWTLRKYVRKPRKSPPGAVVPERIRTVFVEPDHGLVVRMREEQS; via the coding sequence ATGAGTTCGCCGGGCGGTCGAGCGCACGTGGTCCGGTGGGACGCCGTGTTGACGAGGGAGCTCGCCGCAGAGAAGGATCGCGCGCTTGCGAGGTGGAGGAGCCGAGCCCTCCTCTTCGACGGCAGGCGACGGGAAGTCTTCGTCTACTTCAGGGAAGGGACTCTTAGCTGGAGCCTGCGCCACGACGCCGCGTTTCCGACCTTGTTGGAAGCGGTGGAGCCGCCTTCGACCGCGCTCCCCTTCCCCATGCGTCTGCGCGGCGTGCGAACTCCCGTCGACGAACGCGTCATGGTGATGGAGTTCATGCCGCTCAGGAGCGGACCGAGACCCGCCGATCTGGTGATCGAGCTCCTCGCCGGCCAGCTCAACTGTCTGGCGGTCGAGGCCGGGAGCGGGACGATCCGGCATGCGCTCCGCACTCCGTCCCGGCCTCGCCACCTGGCGCGAGGGCGTCCTTACCTGCCGCCCGCACCCTTTCGACGTGAAGGCGCGACAGGCCTGAGCCTGGATCGTTTCGAGGAGATACTGCAGGAGAACGGACGCTCGCTCGCTTCGCGACTGGCCTGGTGTTCGACCGTCAACCGGAAGGCGCTCCGACACGTGTACGCCGGCGAGGGAGCGGAGGCCGCCCATGCGCTCTGGATGAGGCTGGCCGGGATCGCCACGGAGCCCGGCGTCGCCGCAGAAACGAGCGTTCCGACGGAATCGGGAAAAGGGACCGACGAAGGCGCCGTCATTCTCGGCAAGAGCCAGCCCTATCCGTTCGCATTGCCGGGATCGCCTTCCCGCGAGGTCTCATCGCTCCTGGGCGCCTTCGGCGAGCTGGCCGGCTCCGCGCCTCCCGGCCTTGGAACCCTCGAATCCCATGTCCTCCGATCCGGGCTCGACGGCGCATCGAGCGCCGGCCGCGGGTCAGCTCCGGCCGAAACGCCGGACCTCGGACTCCTTCTCCGTCTCGACGAGGCGAGGGAGCGGATCGAACGCAGGATCACGAGCCTCGAACGTGAAAAAGCCGCCTTGGAGGACCCCGGTGCCGCACGAGCGTTGGGTCACCTGATCCTCGCCCGCTACTCGGAGATACGGCCGGGAACAGCCGAGGCGGAGATCGTCGATCTTTCAGGTGAGCCGGTCACAGTACGGCTGGTGCCGGGTGGATCGGTGCAGGAATCGGCCGAGCGTTACTTCCGGAAGGCCGCCAAAGCGGAGAAGGCGGCGAAGCGGCTGCCCGAGTTGGAAGGAGACCAGAGGCGCCGTCTCGAACGCTTCGCGCGACTGACTGCGGCGCTCAAGGCCGGGGCGGTGAGCGAGGGCGAGGTGATTGCCGCGCTTCCGGCGGACCTGCGCGGATCGCATCAGTCCAAGAGCAAGGACTCGCGGACTTCCGCAGGCGCATCGCTTCCCTACCGGGTCTATCGCACCACCGGGGGATCCGAGATCCGGGTCGGTCTGGGAGCGAAACGCAACGACGATCTCACCTTCCGCCACTCTTCACCGAACGACATCTGGCTCCACGCCCGCCATTCCGCCGGAGCTCACGTGATACTTCGTCGAGCCTCCGCTTCCCAGATGCCCTCCGAGGAGGAAGTGCGCGAGGCCGCGGTCGTCGCGGCGGTGCAATCGAAGGCGAGGGGGGCCGGCGTGGTCCCGGTGGACTGGACGTTGCGCAAGTACGTGCGGAAGCCGCGCAAGTCGCCGCCGGGCGCGGTCGTCCCGGAACGGATCAGGACCGTGTTCGTGGAGCCCGATCACGGGCTCGTCGTTCGCATGAGAGAAGAACAGTCATGA